The following coding sequences are from one Arachis hypogaea cultivar Tifrunner chromosome 7, arahy.Tifrunner.gnm2.J5K5, whole genome shotgun sequence window:
- the LOC112703525 gene encoding uncharacterized protein isoform X1, whose translation MAYEFELSEIQGSLYKVPWLATTCTRLKTRYSVDPTTLLEMHVGGQSKDNSDLSGWLDNRQMSLISHMTDSDIYFCLGEKKRSRKTVKTNPDFLYYENLRNWTKLHNSQKLMKILLLYDDMIPIVSYHIPLVFSEDYNQCEIFSIFLDVHNMEIRVILIGGLGLQTVTGYEKADEGQCSSCIMDGPSEDDWNKTFGGRKRCVAPPTTSLTFSKNRPFVWPIFSQALCDLFWCKSLRW comes from the exons atggcttatgaatttgaattatctgagatacaagGTTCCCTGTataaagtaccatggcttgccaccacgtgtaccaggttgaaaactcgatactctgttgatcctacgac actcttggagatgcacgtcgggggacagtctaaggacaattcagacttgtcgggttggctggataaccgacagatgagcctcatcagccatatgacag ACAGTGATATATATTTCTGTCTTGGAGAGAAGAAGAGGAGTAGGAAGACAGTGAAG ACTAACCCTGATTTTTTGTACTATGAAAATCTCAGAAATTGGACAAAACTtcacaatagccagaagctcatGAAAATACTATTGTTATATGATGATATGATACCTATAGTATCATATCATATACCCTTAGTATTCTCGGAGGATTATAACCAGTGTGAAATTTTCTCTATCTTTTTAGATGTTCATAATATGGAAATTAGGGTTATTTTGATTGGTGGATTAGGGCTTCAAACAGTGACAGGATATGAAAAAGCAGACGAAGGTCAATGTTCATCGTGTATAATGGACGGTCCAAGTGAAGATGATTGGAATAAAACTTTTGGTGGGAGGAAG AGATGCGTTGCACCACCTACAACCTCGCTCACTTTCTCAAAGAATCGCCCCTTTGTCTGGCCTATTTTCTCTCAAGCTCTCTGTGATTTGTTTTGGTGCAAATCTTTGCGATGGTAG
- the LOC112703525 gene encoding uncharacterized protein isoform X2 codes for MHVGGQSKDNSDLSGWLDNRQMSLISHMTDSDIYFCLGEKKRSRKTVKTNPDFLYYENLRNWTKLHNSQKLMKILLLYDDMIPIVSYHIPLVFSEDYNQCEIFSIFLDVHNMEIRVILIGGLGLQTVTGYEKADEGQCSSCIMDGPSEDDWNKTFGGRKRCVAPPTTSLTFSKNRPFVWPIFSQALCDLFWCKSLRW; via the exons atgcacgtcgggggacagtctaaggacaattcagacttgtcgggttggctggataaccgacagatgagcctcatcagccatatgacag ACAGTGATATATATTTCTGTCTTGGAGAGAAGAAGAGGAGTAGGAAGACAGTGAAG ACTAACCCTGATTTTTTGTACTATGAAAATCTCAGAAATTGGACAAAACTtcacaatagccagaagctcatGAAAATACTATTGTTATATGATGATATGATACCTATAGTATCATATCATATACCCTTAGTATTCTCGGAGGATTATAACCAGTGTGAAATTTTCTCTATCTTTTTAGATGTTCATAATATGGAAATTAGGGTTATTTTGATTGGTGGATTAGGGCTTCAAACAGTGACAGGATATGAAAAAGCAGACGAAGGTCAATGTTCATCGTGTATAATGGACGGTCCAAGTGAAGATGATTGGAATAAAACTTTTGGTGGGAGGAAG AGATGCGTTGCACCACCTACAACCTCGCTCACTTTCTCAAAGAATCGCCCCTTTGTCTGGCCTATTTTCTCTCAAGCTCTCTGTGATTTGTTTTGGTGCAAATCTTTGCGATGGTAG